A genomic window from Parasteatoda tepidariorum isolate YZ-2023 chromosome 10, CAS_Ptep_4.0, whole genome shotgun sequence includes:
- the LOC107448844 gene encoding uncharacterized protein — protein sequence MTSITQSLNENDATNDIETYYRPFNVLESISNRQLGISTPSFKYKMRDMKVKQLSRSSNTFEVANCSNMMCKFIGASTYAPDSLIGVWKQNDSENFHSVVHLKIQYSPTSGNDISMPVYIPVQDGPFNMNLDVRDFLYTTANDENILYVIGNTETSGRLQLLSEPLEEWTLDETEMEFPNFVYSVAIHSRNPVIAVGGENTCYLYDSEEFDDEVEAFVLPEMPGIVHALTFNEDGDILYIGCDDGELLSFDLRLDGNDLSYKPFCPCGIEGVIDMKLLSNERQLAFADVDGDMGLLDLRKRRAIFHYPEHKNSLYSRKFTINDELDLMCATGDDNITRLWSLSSGKLLKRIVPPNKEEITHSCLISYHRQWFVVEVQNNVITPILIS from the exons atgacatctATTACTCAAAGTCTAAATGAAAATGATGCAACAAATGACATTGAGACCTATTACAGGCCATTTAATGTTTTAGAATCTATTTCCAATCGCCAATTGGGAATTTCTACtccttcatttaaatataaaatgcgaGACATGAAAGTAAAGCAACTTTCCCGTTCCTCAAATACATTTGAAGTCGCTAATTGCTCGAATATGATGTGCAAGTTTATTGGCGCTTCCACGTATGCTCCAGACAGTTTGATCGGTGTCTGGAAACAGAACGATTCCGAAAATTTCCATTCCGTTGTCCACCTCAAGATACAGTATAGTCCCACCTCAGGAAATGACATTAGCATGCCTGTATATATTCCAGTACAAGATGGACCTTTTAACATGAATCTTGATGTAAGAGATTTTTTATACACTACGGCCAACgacgaaaatattttgtacgtGATTGGCAACACTGAGACCTCTGGCAGACTTCAGCTGTTGTCAGAACCCTTAGAAGAATGGACTCTCGATGAAACGGAAATGGAATTTCCTAATTTTGTGTACAGTGTTGCAATTCATTCAAGAAATCCTGTTATCGCTGTTGGGGGTGAGAACACCTGCTATCTGTACGATTCTGAAGAATTTGATGACGAGGTGGAGGCATTcgttttgccggaaatgcctgGGATTGTTCATGCTCTTACGTTCAACGAGGATGGAGATATTCTGTATATCGGCTGTGATGATGGGGAATTGCTCAGTTTTGATCTACGTTTGGATGGGAATGATCTTTCCTATAAACCCTTTTGTCCTTGCGGCATTGAAGGAGTTATAGATATGAAATTGTTGTCGAATGAAAGGCAACTTGCATTTGCTGATGTTGATGGTGATATGGGATTA TTAGATCTTCGAAAGAGGCGTGCCATTTTTCATTACCCAGAGCACAAAAACAGTCTGTACTCCAGAAAGTTTACGATTAATGATGAATTAGATCTTATGTGTGCAACTGGAGATGATAACATCACGAGATTGTGGTCCCTGAGTAGTGGCAAATTGTTGAAGAGAATCGTACCACCAAATAAGGAAGAAATAACTCACTCTTGTCTGATCTCCTACCACAGACAGTGGTTTGTTGTtgaagtacaaaataatgtgaTTACACCCATTCTTATAAGTtga